One genomic segment of Hordeum vulgare subsp. vulgare chromosome 2H, MorexV3_pseudomolecules_assembly, whole genome shotgun sequence includes these proteins:
- the LOC123429685 gene encoding uncharacterized protein LOC123429685 encodes MVDVSATAFNVPSTLSSPIPPPPTIDPASSYLPLSNLHLHPKPRHLHKRNPEASIFKEVYSRGAEAESEERRSRGAVGREREREREREREMEVAVPVMAPSAPCSPRTAAAMGSGGSHLPSYCYFFSSAPTSPSRASSYAADEQGDAATFDFAFGFSGQLRESTPILAAADELFEGGRIRPLNGPRSSGSLAADEDYSYASVSVSPRSPRRARTMSAVRGGAAGDRAEVSADQGQMRGRSGRPAPASSSSGVSSRSRRATRSLSPYRGDPIDDEFCSSPPSPRGAASLMRGCGSGSRKWRLKDLFLFRSASEGRATAGKDPLLKYSMLKSGGDASMRKGRGSAASASDMAPYTVSRAAAEEMRRRTTTPLPFHRNSLFGYFRSNPAIHSISRKLSSYSSSSSNRGRNATAAAN; translated from the coding sequence ATGGTCGATGTCTCGGCGACGGCTTTTAACGTTCCCTCCACCCTCTCTTCACCCATCCCCCCACCCCCTACGATCGATCCAGCTTCCTCCTACCTTCCTCTCTCCAATCTCCATCTCCACCCAAAGCCTCGCCACCTACATAAGCGAAATCCGGAGGCATCTATCTTTAAAGAAGTGTATAGCAGAGGAGCAGAGGCGGAGAGTGAGGAGAGGCGCAGCAGAGGAGCCgtaggcagagagagagagagagagagagagagagagagagagatggaggtggcggtgcctgtcATGGCGCCAAGCGCGCCGTGCAGCCCAAGAACCGCGGCTGCCATGGGCAGCGGCGGCAGCCACCTGCCCAGCTACTGCTACTTCTTCTCCAGCGCCCCCACGAGCCCGTCCAGGGCGAGCAGCTACGCCGCCGACGAGCAGGGCGACGCCGCCACGTTCGACTTCGCGTTCGGGTTCAGCGGGCAGCTCAGGGAGTCCACGCCCATCCTCGCCGCTGCGGACGAGCTGTTCGAGGGCGGCAGGATCCGGCCGCTCAACGGCCCGCGCTCGAGCGGCAGCCTGGCCGCCGACGAGGACTACTCCTACGCCTCCGTCTCCGTCTCCCCACGGTCGCCGAGAAGAGCGAGGACGATGTCCGCGGTGCGCGGCGGTGCGGCAGGGGATCGAGCGGAGGTGTCGGCCGATCAGGGTCAGATGAGGGGCAGGTCCGGCCGGCCGGCCCCTGCGTCTTCCTCGTCGGGCGTGTCTTCTCGGAGCAGGAGGGCCACCCGGTCTCTGTCCCCGTACAGGGGCGACCCCATCGACGACGAGTTCTGCTCCTCCCCACCCTCCCCTCGCGGCGCCGCCTCCCTGATGCGCGGCTGCGGCAGCGGCAGCCGGAAGTGGCGGCTCAAGGACCTGTTCCTGTTCCGCAGCGCGTCGGAGGGCCGCGCCACCGCCGGCAAGGACCCGCTGCTCAAGTACAGCATGCTCAAGAGCGGCGGAGACGCGTCGATGCGGAAGGGGAGGGGCTCGGCGGCGTCGGCGAGCGACATGGCGCCGTACACGGTGAgcagggcggcggcggaggagatgCGGCGGAGGACGACGACGCCGCTGCCGTTCCACCGGAACAGCCTGTTCGGCTACTTCAGGTCCAACCCGGCCATCCACTCCATCAGCCGCAAGCTCAGCAGctactcctcctcgtcgtccaaCCGCGGCAGgaacgccaccgccgccgccaactGA